Proteins encoded within one genomic window of Bacillus sp. 1NLA3E:
- a CDS encoding solute symporter family protein codes for MNKLAFILFLIIVGLTLVITYFASKRTKTTSDFYTADSSLTGWQNGMAIAGDYMSAASFLGIAGMIALTGFDGFFYSIGFLVAYLVVLYVVAEPLRNLGKYTLADMIAARFNDKKIRGVAALNTMTISIFYMIAQLVGAGGLIKLLLGIDYVYAVLIVGTLMTVYVVFGGMTATSWVQIVKAVLLMVGTFIISMIVFSKFDFNVMKMFTAMKSATPLAGTFLNPGNKFTNPLDTISLNLALVLGTAGLPHILIRFFTVKDSITARKSVVYATWIIGIFYVMTIFLGFGAAAFVGYDNIVAANAAGNMAAPLLAKALGGDFLFAFISAVAFATILAVVAGLVLTAASAFAHDFYSHIVRRGQATEKEQIVAARWASIGVAVLSIILALFAQKMNVAFLVALAFAVAASANLPIILFTIFWKRFNTTGAITGMLVGLITSLVLVAISPNVWSPEAGVAIFVGKPLISLTNPGIISIPVGFIAAIVGTLLSSKKADVKKFDEILVKANTGIHNTLNS; via the coding sequence TTGAATAAACTCGCATTCATACTATTTTTGATCATTGTTGGTCTAACGCTTGTTATTACCTACTTTGCTTCGAAAAGGACGAAAACAACCAGCGACTTCTATACTGCAGACAGCAGCTTAACAGGATGGCAAAACGGAATGGCAATTGCAGGTGATTACATGTCCGCTGCATCATTCCTAGGTATTGCCGGAATGATTGCCCTAACCGGTTTCGATGGATTCTTTTATAGCATTGGCTTTCTAGTTGCCTACTTAGTTGTTCTTTATGTGGTAGCGGAGCCCCTCCGAAATCTAGGAAAATATACATTAGCAGACATGATAGCGGCACGTTTCAATGATAAAAAAATCCGAGGTGTCGCAGCCCTAAATACAATGACCATTTCTATTTTTTACATGATTGCACAGCTTGTAGGAGCAGGTGGTCTGATCAAGCTTTTACTAGGTATTGATTATGTATACGCTGTCCTCATCGTTGGAACATTAATGACAGTTTACGTTGTGTTTGGTGGAATGACTGCAACAAGCTGGGTACAAATCGTTAAAGCGGTTTTATTAATGGTTGGAACGTTTATTATCTCAATGATCGTATTTTCAAAATTTGATTTTAATGTAATGAAAATGTTTACTGCCATGAAATCAGCCACACCTTTAGCCGGAACTTTCCTAAATCCAGGAAACAAATTTACCAACCCGTTAGATACGATCTCACTTAATTTAGCCCTTGTCTTAGGTACAGCAGGATTACCGCACATCTTAATTCGCTTCTTTACTGTAAAAGATTCCATTACAGCTCGTAAATCTGTTGTATACGCTACCTGGATAATCGGAATCTTCTATGTTATGACGATTTTCCTTGGTTTTGGGGCAGCTGCCTTTGTAGGCTATGACAATATTGTAGCAGCTAACGCAGCAGGCAATATGGCTGCGCCACTTTTAGCAAAAGCACTAGGTGGAGACTTCCTGTTTGCTTTTATATCTGCAGTAGCTTTTGCTACTATTCTAGCAGTAGTTGCTGGTCTCGTTCTTACAGCAGCCTCCGCCTTTGCGCACGATTTTTATAGTCACATTGTCCGCCGCGGACAAGCCACTGAAAAAGAACAAATTGTCGCAGCACGTTGGGCTTCGATAGGTGTTGCAGTATTATCGATCATCCTAGCGCTGTTTGCACAAAAAATGAATGTTGCTTTCCTAGTAGCCCTAGCTTTTGCTGTAGCAGCAAGTGCTAACCTACCAATTATTTTGTTCACAATTTTTTGGAAACGATTCAATACAACAGGTGCAATCACGGGGATGCTAGTTGGATTAATTACCTCTTTAGTTCTTGTTGCAATCAGTCCAAACGTTTGGTCTCCTGAGGCTGGTGTAGCAATCTTTGTAGGTAAACCGCTGATAAGTTTAACCAATCCAGGAATCATTTCCATTCCAGTCGGATTTATTGCCGCCATTGTTGGTACCCTTCTATCATCTAAGAAAGCTGATGTTAAGAAGTTTGATGAAATTCTGGTGAAAGCTAATACTGGAATTCATAATACGCTGAATTCCTAA
- a CDS encoding IscS subfamily cysteine desulfurase, with translation MKYFDYAATCPLDQDAASVYVKIATEHYGNSQSLHDIGDEASQLLENCRIEFSQMLNAEKEGIFFTSGGSEGNFLAIESLLSGNKKDGNHIITTIAEHSSIQSVIDRLKLNGFRITYLPFNDEGLIEVSEFAQAICEDTIMAVIQHGNSEIGTVQPIVEIGKLCQKHGILLHSDCVQTFGKWNLKQITPYIDSLSLSGHKFYGPKGTGAVYIRPQLTWVPVFPNTTHEKGFRPGTINVAGIAAMTIAAKKANSTLDQDMVHYLNLRKILIDSLGPVSDRIIIHGSIGDQHQLPSIIGMSIIGVEGQWMLLECNRNGFAISTGSACHSGMKSPSQSMIALGLSGKKAKEYFRISLGRDVIEDDIRNLANLFVKTVYSISEN, from the coding sequence ATGAAATATTTCGATTACGCCGCAACCTGTCCCTTAGACCAAGACGCTGCTTCTGTATATGTTAAAATCGCGACTGAACATTATGGTAATTCCCAAAGCCTCCATGATATTGGTGATGAAGCCAGTCAATTATTAGAAAACTGCCGTATTGAGTTCTCACAAATGCTAAATGCTGAAAAAGAAGGGATTTTCTTTACAAGTGGAGGGTCAGAAGGGAACTTTCTAGCAATTGAATCGTTACTTTCAGGGAATAAGAAAGATGGTAATCATATTATCACGACAATTGCTGAGCATTCTTCCATTCAAAGTGTAATCGATCGTTTAAAGCTTAACGGATTTCGGATCACTTATTTACCTTTTAATGATGAGGGCTTAATAGAAGTCTCTGAATTTGCTCAGGCAATCTGTGAGGATACAATCATGGCTGTCATTCAGCATGGGAATTCAGAAATAGGGACAGTCCAACCCATTGTTGAAATCGGCAAACTTTGCCAAAAACATGGCATCCTTCTCCATTCTGACTGTGTTCAAACATTTGGTAAGTGGAATCTAAAACAGATTACTCCATATATTGATAGCCTTTCTTTATCAGGTCACAAGTTTTATGGTCCAAAGGGTACGGGCGCAGTTTACATTCGTCCTCAATTGACATGGGTACCTGTTTTTCCAAACACTACCCATGAAAAAGGATTCCGGCCTGGAACTATTAATGTGGCTGGAATTGCTGCAATGACGATTGCTGCAAAAAAAGCGAATTCAACTCTTGATCAAGACATGGTTCACTATTTGAACCTACGGAAGATCTTGATTGATTCTCTAGGACCAGTTTCAGATCGGATTATCATACACGGATCCATTGGTGACCAACATCAGTTACCAAGCATAATTGGAATGAGCATCATAGGGGTTGAAGGTCAATGGATGCTGTTGGAGTGCAATCGTAATGGGTTTGCTATTTCAACTGGTAGCGCCTGCCATAGTGGAATGAAATCTCCCTCACAATCGATGATTGCGTTAGGACTTTCGGGAAAAAAAGCAAAAGAGTATTTTCGAATCTCTTTAGGTCGAGATGTAATTGAGGACGATATTAGAAACCTTGCTAATTTATTTGTTAAAACCGTTTATTCAATTAGTGAGAATTAA
- the nadB gene encoding L-aspartate oxidase: MKKADVIIIGSGIAALQMAHHINSNKNVMILTKSNIKDSNSSLAQGGIAASVGKNDHFYYHSKDTMDAGRYHNNEEVVFKITKEAPQLITDLRQKGFSFDEDRLGQMLLGMEGAHSRNRIVHSGGDATGKHVIDFLVDTLKNNISVIEDIFVYELIINEKQQCIGVKGKDSVGNIQYYFSDHTVIATGGCGYLYSLTSNSPNVTGDGIAMAYLAGAEITDIEFIQFHPTMLVKNGQICGLISEAVRGQGAILKTKNGKAIMDDIHPLKDLAPRHIVSQTIFEYLQNGEEIFLDITMIEHFAKKFPSITALCIQNNINLKAGMIPVVPGSHFLMGGVKVDMNCQTNITGLYAIGEVACTGLHGANRLASNSLLEGMYFGKRLAEHINLSTASNEDIQFPLKSKRPIFMPLSFPDKNELRRTMMEQVGIVRNREGLQWQKDWLEGFVQLEQDFGAFDNLSASEIQSTLECLTSLLITTAALERTESRGGHFRSDFPLENDDHWQNKQLIYQYGKGRFEEDEQTKVTSYARAVFS, from the coding sequence TTGAAAAAAGCTGACGTGATTATTATCGGAAGTGGAATTGCGGCGTTGCAAATGGCGCACCACATAAATTCAAATAAGAATGTGATGATACTCACAAAGTCTAATATTAAAGACAGTAACTCATCTTTAGCACAGGGAGGAATTGCTGCCTCTGTTGGCAAAAACGATCACTTTTATTATCATAGCAAAGATACAATGGATGCGGGTCGGTATCACAACAATGAAGAGGTTGTTTTCAAAATAACAAAAGAAGCACCCCAATTAATAACGGACCTACGGCAAAAAGGATTTTCTTTTGATGAAGATCGTTTAGGGCAAATGTTGCTAGGAATGGAAGGCGCCCACAGTAGGAATCGTATCGTTCATTCAGGTGGGGATGCAACAGGGAAACATGTCATTGATTTCCTTGTCGATACTTTAAAAAATAATATCTCTGTTATTGAAGATATTTTTGTATATGAATTAATAATTAATGAAAAACAGCAATGTATCGGTGTAAAAGGAAAAGATTCCGTTGGAAATATCCAATATTATTTCTCAGACCACACTGTTATTGCTACAGGTGGTTGTGGTTATTTATATAGTCTAACGTCCAATAGTCCGAATGTAACTGGTGATGGGATCGCTATGGCATATCTTGCTGGAGCGGAAATCACGGATATAGAATTTATCCAGTTCCATCCCACCATGCTAGTTAAAAATGGTCAGATATGCGGACTAATTTCAGAAGCTGTTCGAGGACAAGGGGCAATTCTTAAAACAAAGAATGGGAAAGCAATCATGGACGATATCCATCCATTAAAGGATTTAGCTCCCCGCCATATTGTTTCACAAACCATTTTTGAATATCTCCAAAATGGAGAAGAGATATTTCTTGATATAACAATGATTGAACATTTCGCGAAAAAGTTTCCAAGTATAACAGCCTTATGTATTCAAAATAATATTAATTTGAAGGCAGGAATGATTCCTGTTGTCCCCGGAAGTCATTTTCTCATGGGTGGCGTAAAGGTTGACATGAATTGTCAAACCAATATTACTGGTTTGTATGCGATCGGAGAGGTAGCCTGTACAGGTCTTCACGGAGCAAATCGTTTAGCCAGTAATTCACTCCTGGAAGGAATGTATTTTGGAAAGAGATTGGCAGAGCACATTAATTTAAGTACGGCTAGTAATGAGGACATCCAATTTCCATTAAAATCAAAAAGGCCAATCTTTATGCCACTATCCTTCCCAGACAAGAACGAATTAAGAAGGACGATGATGGAACAGGTTGGGATTGTCCGAAATAGAGAAGGATTACAATGGCAAAAGGATTGGCTTGAAGGCTTCGTACAACTTGAACAAGATTTTGGAGCATTTGATAATCTATCAGCTTCAGAGATTCAAAGCACGCTTGAATGCCTGACCTCTTTACTTATTACAACTGCGGCATTAGAAAGAACGGAGAGTCGTGGCGGCCACTTTAGATCTGATTTTCCTCTAGAGAATGATGATCATTGGCAAAATAAACAATTGATCTATCAATATGGAAAAGGGAGATTTGAAGAAGATGAACAAACTAAAGTTACGAGCTATGCTAGAGCAGTATTTTCTTGA
- a CDS encoding DUF485 domain-containing protein → MAVNEKAFNKGFDDNGAELDYSKIVKTASFQKLLRVKRGFIVPMSIFFLVFYFTLPVLTAYSDILNQKAFGDITWAWVFGSAQFIMTWSLCGIYSGKARKFDQMVEGIIEESQN, encoded by the coding sequence ATGGCAGTTAATGAAAAGGCTTTCAATAAAGGTTTTGATGATAATGGCGCAGAACTTGATTATTCGAAGATTGTCAAAACAGCTTCATTTCAAAAACTACTTCGCGTAAAAAGAGGCTTTATTGTACCCATGTCAATATTTTTCTTAGTGTTTTATTTTACACTGCCCGTTCTGACCGCTTACTCTGACATCCTGAATCAGAAAGCTTTTGGTGACATTACTTGGGCATGGGTGTTTGGATCAGCTCAGTTCATTATGACTTGGTCCCTATGTGGCATTTATTCTGGAAAAGCTAGAAAATTTGATCAAATGGTCGAGGGAATTATCGAAGAATCTCAGAACTAG
- the nadC gene encoding carboxylating nicotinate-nucleotide diphosphorylase produces MNKLKLRAMLEQYFLEDMGERDISTELIFGKEEYGEISFIAKEDGIFCGEEIITVGFGLLSNQNRVELYVHDGNKIEKGQILARVTGNISDLLSGERVILNLVQRMSGVATLTHNAVSKLNGTKTRICDTRKTTPGLRMLEKYAVRIGGGYNHRYGLYDGVMIKDNHISFAGSITKAVVKVREQIGHMVKIEVETETLEQVKEAIASGTDVIMFDNRTPEEIKAWIDLVPDSIITEASGGITLENVASYGSTGVDYISLGFLTHSAKAIDISVKVSITS; encoded by the coding sequence ATGAACAAACTAAAGTTACGAGCTATGCTAGAGCAGTATTTTCTTGAGGATATGGGTGAACGGGATATCTCGACTGAACTCATTTTCGGAAAAGAAGAGTATGGTGAAATTTCCTTTATTGCAAAAGAAGACGGAATTTTTTGTGGTGAAGAAATTATCACTGTAGGATTCGGATTACTGAGTAATCAAAATAGGGTTGAGCTTTATGTTCATGATGGCAATAAAATTGAAAAAGGCCAAATCCTTGCTAGGGTAACAGGAAACATATCGGATTTGTTATCGGGTGAAAGGGTAATCCTTAATTTAGTTCAAAGAATGAGTGGTGTAGCCACTTTAACCCATAATGCGGTTTCAAAATTAAACGGTACGAAAACACGTATTTGTGATACGAGAAAAACAACACCAGGTTTACGAATGTTAGAAAAATATGCGGTCCGAATTGGCGGCGGCTATAATCACCGTTATGGGTTGTATGACGGAGTCATGATTAAAGACAACCATATTTCCTTTGCCGGTTCAATTACAAAAGCTGTCGTAAAAGTTCGGGAACAAATCGGGCATATGGTGAAAATAGAAGTTGAAACTGAAACGTTGGAACAAGTAAAAGAAGCTATTGCCTCGGGTACCGACGTTATCATGTTCGACAATCGAACTCCTGAAGAAATTAAAGCTTGGATTGATTTAGTTCCTGATTCAATTATTACAGAAGCTTCTGGCGGAATCACGCTGGAAAACGTAGCTTCATACGGCAGTACAGGTGTTGATTATATTTCACTTGGTTTTTTGACTCACTCAGCTAAGGCAATTGATATTAGTGTTAAAGTATCAATCACATCTTGA